GTTGTTGGTAGACGAAGTCTTACTAGACACACCCGGCAGAGCAGTGGCTTGGATGAACTCAGTATTACCCGAGCAATGGCATGGCCCTAGTGGCTATATCGTGGTTATTTTGTTGGCTGTAATAACCATGCGCTTGGCCAGCTTGGTGCTCGGGGTGATGCAGTCACGCCAGTTTACGATTATTGGCAAGGACATTAGTTATCAAATCCGTGAGCGCTTACTTACGCATTTACCTAAAGTTCAACTTAAGGAGTACGAAAGCCAAGGTGGCGCAGCAATTAGTTCTCGTTGTATTACTGATGTGGAAACTTTGGATAAGTTTATCAGCCAAACCTTGTCGCGCTTCTTAATCGGGTTACTCACAATCATTGGCACTGCGGCGATTTTGCTTTGGATTGATTGGATGTTGGGGCTGGTGATCCTGTTGCTCAATCCGGCGGTCATCTATTTTTCTCGGCAGTTTGGCAAACATGTTAAAGAGCTGAAAAAGGAAGAGAATGCTGCATTTGAAGCACTGCAAACTTCACTCGTCGAGACGTTAGATGCTATTTCTCAGCTAAAAGCCGTTCGTCGAGAGGGTAACTACTTTGAACAAGTTAAAGTCGCAGCCAAAGACCTTAAACATTACGCAGTGCAGTCACAATGGAAAACGGATGCCGTTAACCGCTTAAGCTTTACCGTGTTTTTGGTGGGGTTCGAGTTTTTCCGTGCCGTTGCTATGTTTATGGTGGTGTTTTCTGATTTAACGGTCGGCCAGATATTTGCGGTATTTGGTTACCTTTGGTTTATGATGGGGCCTGTGCAGGAAATTCTTGGTATTCAATATGCGTACTATGGTGCCTCGGCAGCGCTTAGCAGGTTAAATCAGGTTTTTAATTTTGCGACAGAAGCACAATATCCCGCTACGAAAACCGTCTTTGATTCATCTC
The sequence above is a segment of the Pseudoalteromonas piscicida genome. Coding sequences within it:
- a CDS encoding ABC transporter ATP-binding protein, whose amino-acid sequence is MAEQQLSWQEIKRKVLEHKRPLIKAHIIALFAALVSVPIPLMMPLLVDEVLLDTPGRAVAWMNSVLPEQWHGPSGYIVVILLAVITMRLASLVLGVMQSRQFTIIGKDISYQIRERLLTHLPKVQLKEYESQGGAAISSRCITDVETLDKFISQTLSRFLIGLLTIIGTAAILLWIDWMLGLVILLLNPAVIYFSRQFGKHVKELKKEENAAFEALQTSLVETLDAISQLKAVRREGNYFEQVKVAAKDLKHYAVQSQWKTDAVNRLSFTVFLVGFEFFRAVAMFMVVFSDLTVGQIFAVFGYLWFMMGPVQEILGIQYAYYGASAALSRLNQVFNFATEAQYPATKTVFDSSQVDIKFANIDFAYVAEQPVLKQVSLHIPAGKKVALVAVSGGGKSTLVQLLLGLYEKQSGEIHINDTPVEQIGYEAVRDNIVTVLQQPILFNTSIRENLAMGREVSDQILWQALRVAELADTVLALADKLDAQVGRNGIKLSGGQKQRLAIARMVVADPKVVVLDEATSALDIETEAKIHRNLQAFLADRTTLIIAHRLSAIKQADLIYVLDDGEVSQYGEHKDLLKEQGLYQILFGHQN